In Campylobacter sp. MIT 99-7217, a genomic segment contains:
- the rpoC gene encoding DNA-directed RNA polymerase subunit beta', giving the protein MSKFKIIEIKEEGRPRDFEAFQLRLASPEKIKSWSYGEVKKPETINYRTLKPERDGLFCAKIFGPIRDYECLCGRYKKMRFKGVKCEKCGVEVASSKVRRSRMGHIELVTPVAHIWYVNSLPSRIGTLLGVKMKDLERVLYYEAYIVESAGEAFYDNESNKKVEFCDVLNEEQYQSLMQRYENTGFKARMGGEVIRDLLASLDLVELLNSLKEEMSATNSEAKKKTIVKRLKVVENFLNSNSNTNTNEESVPNRPEWMMITNLPVLPPDLRPLVALDGGKFAVSDVNDLYRRVINRNARLKRLMELDAPEIIIRNEKRMLQEAVDALFDNGRRTNAVKGANKRPLKSLSEIIKGKQGRFRQNLLGKRVDFSGRSVIVVGPKLRMDQCGLPKKMALELFKPHLLAKLEEKGYATTVKQAKKMIENKTNEVWECLEEVVEGHPVMLNRAPTLHKLSIQAFHPILVEGKAIQLHPLVCSAFNADFDGDQMAVHVPLSQEAIAECKILMLSSMNILLPASGKSVTVPSQDMVLGIYYLSLEKVGAKGSHKICTGIDEVMMALDSNCLDIHASIQTVIDGQKIVTTAGRLIIKSILPDFVPEYMWNKILKKKDTGALVDYVYKKGGLGITASFLDKLKNLGFEYATKAGISISVADIIVPEEKQKKIDEAKKQVRSIQNSFNQGLITASERYNKIIDIWKSTNNSLSKEMMSLIQKDKEGFNSIYMMADSGARGSAAQISQLAAMRGLMAKPDGSIIETPIISNFREGLNVLEYFISTHGARKGLADTALKTANAGYLTRKLIDVAQNVKITIDDCGTHEGVEINEITADSAIVETLEERILGRVLSEDIIDPITNETLFAEGTLIDEEKAKIISESGIKTVNIRTPITCKAKKGICAKCYGINLGEGSLVKAGEAVGIISAQSIGEPGTQLTLRTFHSGGTASTDLQDRQVVAQKEGFVRFYNLDTYTNREKKKIVANRRNAGILLVEPKIKAPFKGTLHIENIHEDVIITLKNKTQEAKYTLRKHDQARSNELAGVSGNIGGKFYLPYASGTEVEQDESIVETIKEGWNVPNRIPYASEILVQDGDPIPTNIKAGEKGTLKFYILKGDGLDRVRNIKKGYAVKEKGFFVVIADENDREARRYYIPRESIIEFDDSAVIDDPQAIIASAPSKNKMVIAEWDAYNNTIIAEMDGVVSFEDVEVGYSADEQIDEATGKRSLVINEYLPGGVRPTIVISTKGGKTLRYQLEPKTAIFVNDKDKVMQADILAKTPKAVTKSKDITGGLPRVSELFEARKPKSAAVIAEIDGTVRFEKPLRSKERIVIEAEDGSRVEYLIDKNKQIQVREGEFIHAGEKLTDGVISSHDVLKILGEKALHHYLISEIQQVYRGQGVVISDKHIEVIVSQMLRQVKVVDSGNTKFIVGDFVSRRKFKEENERILKMGGEPAIAEPVLLGVTRAAIGSDSVISAASFQETTKVLTEASIAGKFDYLEDLKENVILGRMIPVGTGLYQEEKIKLKANE; this is encoded by the coding sequence ATGAGTAAATTTAAGATTATAGAGATAAAAGAAGAGGGAAGACCAAGAGATTTTGAAGCCTTTCAGTTAAGACTTGCTAGCCCTGAAAAGATCAAATCTTGGTCTTATGGAGAGGTAAAAAAGCCTGAGACCATTAATTACCGTACACTTAAGCCTGAAAGGGACGGACTTTTTTGTGCTAAGATCTTTGGACCAATTAGAGATTATGAATGCTTGTGTGGTAGATATAAAAAAATGCGTTTTAAGGGCGTAAAATGTGAAAAATGTGGGGTTGAGGTGGCTAGTTCTAAGGTGCGTCGTTCTAGAATGGGGCATATAGAACTTGTTACTCCTGTGGCTCATATTTGGTATGTAAATTCCTTGCCAAGCCGTATAGGAACGCTTTTGGGCGTTAAGATGAAGGACTTAGAACGCGTGCTTTATTATGAAGCTTATATAGTTGAAAGTGCTGGTGAAGCCTTTTATGATAATGAGAGCAATAAAAAAGTCGAATTTTGTGATGTTTTGAATGAAGAGCAGTATCAAAGTCTTATGCAAAGATATGAAAATACGGGCTTTAAAGCAAGAATGGGTGGAGAAGTTATCCGTGATTTACTTGCTTCTCTTGATCTAGTTGAACTTTTAAATTCGCTCAAAGAAGAAATGTCAGCTACAAATTCAGAAGCAAAGAAAAAGACTATCGTGAAGCGTTTAAAAGTAGTTGAAAATTTCTTAAATTCAAATTCTAATACCAATACCAATGAAGAATCTGTGCCAAATCGTCCTGAGTGGATGATGATTACAAATTTACCTGTTTTACCACCTGATTTGCGTCCTTTGGTTGCTCTTGATGGTGGCAAATTTGCTGTTTCTGATGTGAATGATTTGTATCGTCGTGTGATCAATAGAAACGCTCGTCTTAAAAGGCTTATGGAACTTGATGCGCCTGAGATCATCATAAGAAATGAAAAAAGAATGCTTCAAGAAGCTGTAGACGCACTCTTTGATAATGGTCGTAGAACTAATGCTGTAAAAGGAGCAAATAAACGCCCTCTTAAATCCTTAAGTGAGATCATTAAAGGAAAACAAGGTCGTTTTAGGCAAAACTTACTTGGAAAAAGGGTTGATTTTAGCGGACGAAGCGTTATAGTTGTGGGTCCTAAGCTTAGAATGGATCAATGTGGTTTGCCTAAAAAAATGGCATTAGAGCTTTTTAAGCCTCATCTTTTAGCCAAACTTGAAGAAAAAGGTTATGCAACTACGGTCAAGCAAGCTAAAAAAATGATAGAAAATAAGACCAATGAAGTTTGGGAATGTTTAGAAGAGGTCGTCGAAGGACATCCTGTCATGCTAAACCGCGCTCCAACCTTGCATAAACTTTCTATACAAGCTTTTCACCCTATTTTGGTGGAAGGCAAGGCTATACAGCTTCACCCTTTGGTATGTTCAGCCTTTAATGCAGACTTTGACGGCGATCAAATGGCTGTTCATGTGCCACTTTCTCAAGAAGCTATAGCTGAGTGTAAAATTTTAATGCTTTCTTCTATGAATATCTTACTTCCTGCAAGTGGTAAGTCTGTAACTGTGCCTTCTCAGGATATGGTTTTGGGAATTTATTATCTTTCTTTGGAAAAGGTGGGAGCAAAGGGTTCTCATAAAATTTGCACAGGTATTGATGAAGTGATGATGGCTCTTGATTCAAATTGCCTTGATATTCATGCAAGTATTCAAACCGTTATTGATGGTCAAAAGATAGTTACGACAGCTGGAAGGCTTATTATAAAATCTATATTGCCTGATTTTGTACCTGAGTATATGTGGAATAAAATTTTAAAGAAAAAAGACACTGGCGCCTTGGTTGATTATGTGTATAAAAAAGGAGGGCTAGGCATTACTGCAAGCTTTTTGGATAAACTTAAAAATTTAGGCTTTGAATACGCTACTAAGGCTGGTATTTCTATCTCAGTAGCTGATATTATCGTACCTGAAGAAAAGCAAAAAAAGATTGATGAAGCCAAGAAACAAGTTCGTAGCATACAAAATTCTTTTAATCAAGGGCTTATTACTGCGAGCGAGAGATATAATAAGATCATTGATATTTGGAAAAGTACAAATAATAGTCTTTCAAAGGAAATGATGAGTCTTATCCAAAAAGATAAGGAGGGCTTTAATTCCATTTATATGATGGCTGATAGCGGGGCTAGAGGAAGTGCAGCTCAAATTTCTCAGCTTGCTGCTATGCGTGGGCTTATGGCAAAACCTGATGGCTCTATCATTGAAACGCCCATCATTTCAAATTTCCGTGAGGGTCTTAATGTGCTTGAGTATTTTATTTCAACGCATGGTGCTAGAAAAGGACTTGCTGATACAGCTTTAAAAACAGCAAATGCTGGTTATCTTACTAGAAAGCTCATTGATGTGGCTCAAAATGTGAAAATTACTATAGATGATTGCGGAACTCATGAAGGTGTTGAAATTAATGAAATCACAGCCGATAGTGCCATAGTTGAGACTTTGGAAGAAAGGATTTTAGGTAGGGTTTTATCAGAAGATATTATCGATCCTATCACAAATGAAACCTTGTTTGCTGAGGGTACATTAATAGATGAAGAAAAAGCAAAAATCATCAGCGAAAGCGGTATCAAAACCGTTAATATCCGTACTCCAATCACTTGTAAGGCAAAAAAGGGAATTTGTGCAAAATGCTATGGGATAAATTTAGGAGAGGGTAGCTTGGTTAAGGCTGGAGAAGCAGTGGGTATTATTTCAGCTCAGTCAATTGGTGAGCCAGGAACTCAGCTTACTCTAAGAACTTTTCACAGCGGTGGAACAGCAAGTACGGATTTGCAAGATAGACAAGTTGTTGCTCAAAAAGAGGGCTTTGTGAGATTTTATAATCTTGATACCTATACAAATAGAGAAAAGAAAAAAATCGTTGCCAATCGTAGAAATGCAGGAATTTTACTTGTAGAGCCAAAGATTAAAGCACCTTTTAAAGGAACTTTGCATATAGAAAATATACATGAAGATGTGATTATTACCCTTAAAAATAAAACTCAAGAAGCAAAATATACCTTAAGAAAGCATGATCAAGCAAGATCAAATGAGTTGGCCGGTGTTAGTGGAAATATAGGTGGTAAGTTTTATCTCCCTTATGCAAGTGGCACAGAAGTTGAACAAGATGAGAGTATAGTTGAGACTATAAAAGAGGGTTGGAATGTGCCAAATCGTATCCCTTACGCAAGTGAAATTCTTGTTCAAGATGGCGATCCTATCCCTACAAATATTAAAGCTGGAGAAAAAGGAACTTTGAAATTTTATATACTCAAAGGTGATGGCTTGGATAGGGTAAGGAATATTAAAAAAGGTTATGCTGTCAAAGAAAAAGGATTTTTTGTTGTTATTGCTGATGAGAATGATAGAGAAGCTAGGAGGTATTATATCCCTAGAGAATCTATAATCGAATTTGATGATAGTGCTGTGATCGATGATCCACAAGCTATTATAGCTTCAGCACCAAGTAAAAATAAAATGGTTATTGCTGAGTGGGACGCTTATAATAATACTATCATTGCGGAAATGGACGGCGTTGTTAGCTTTGAAGATGTTGAGGTGGGTTATAGTGCTGATGAACAAATCGATGAAGCGACGGGCAAAAGATCTTTGGTGATTAATGAGTATTTACCAGGTGGAGTGCGTCCTACTATCGTGATCAGTACAAAAGGTGGAAAAACCTTGCGTTATCAGCTTGAGCCAAAAACAGCTATTTTTGTTAATGATAAAGATAAGGTTATGCAAGCTGATATTTTGGCAAAAACTCCAAAGGCTGTAACAAAATCAAAGGATATTACCGGAGGTCTTCCAAGAGTTTCAGAACTCTTTGAAGCAAGAAAGCCAAAAAGTGCTGCGGTGATAGCTGAAATAGATGGAACTGTGCGTTTTGAAAAACCTTTGCGTTCAAAAGAAAGGATTGTCATCGAGGCTGAAGATGGAAGCAGGGTCGAATATCTTATCGATAAAAATAAACAAATCCAAGTTAGAGAAGGCGAATTTATCCACGCAGGAGAAAAGCTTACTGATGGGGTGATTTCAAGCCATGATGTGCTTAAAATTTTGGGCGAAAAAGCCTTGCATCATTATTTGATCTCTGAAATTCAGCAAGTTTATAGGGGTCAAGGAGTTGTCATTTCTGATAAGCATATAGAAGTCATAGTCTCTCAAATGCTAAGACAGGTTAAGGTCGTAGATAGTGGCAATACCAAATTTATAGTTGGGGACTTTGTTTCAAGGCGTAAATTTAAGGAAGAAAATGAACGCATTTTAAAAATGGGCGGAGAGCCAGCCATAGCTGAGCCTGTCTTGCTTGGGGTTACTAGGGCTGCTATTGGAAGTGATAGCGTTATTTCTGCTGCTTCTTTTCAAGAAACCACCAAGGTCTTGACTGAGGCTAGTATAGCTGGTAAATTTGATTATCTTGAAGATCTTAAAGAAAATGTAATCCTTGGTAGAATGATACCTGTTGGAACAGGGCTTTATCAAGAAGAAAAAATCAAACTCAAGGCGAATGAATAA
- a CDS encoding MotE family protein, which produces MNKKIVSLIFLCSFFAQAATEAEINSYIEARKAQLELQIREFDEAKQALEAYKASFEALQKEKMEALLKKEAEVNATLAKIEQTKKENENILAQTQKNLETINSKTQDRVKEIYSQMKDQSIADVLSQMDADEASKIMLSLEARKISGVLSKMTPQKASELTLLLKNLDSNLTQNTQEK; this is translated from the coding sequence ATGAATAAAAAGATAGTAAGCTTGATTTTTCTATGCTCTTTTTTTGCACAAGCTGCAACTGAGGCTGAGATCAATTCCTACATAGAAGCAAGAAAGGCTCAACTTGAGTTGCAAATTAGAGAATTTGACGAAGCAAAACAGGCACTTGAAGCTTATAAAGCCTCCTTTGAAGCCTTGCAAAAGGAAAAAATGGAAGCCTTGCTTAAAAAAGAAGCTGAAGTAAATGCTACCTTAGCTAAAATCGAGCAAACTAAAAAAGAAAATGAAAATATACTAGCTCAAACACAAAAAAATCTTGAAACCATAAACAGCAAAACACAAGATAGGGTTAAAGAAATTTATTCGCAAATGAAAGATCAGTCCATAGCCGATGTTTTAAGCCAAATGGACGCTGATGAAGCCTCTAAGATCATGCTTTCTTTAGAAGCAAGAAAAATTTCAGGAGTACTTTCAAAAATGACTCCTCAAAAGGCAAGCGAGCTTACATTACTTCTTAAGAATTTAGATAGCAATCTCACGCAAAATACGCAAGAAAAATAA
- a CDS encoding flagellar export protein FliJ — protein sequence MKSKYDSVLKVRKQQLDKAELNLNQARARQIAHEEAFKLANLEYLSMSLPQNGDVHLLRQGLQMLDVARNTKELAKEKLELSNKEMSHYQNLYKQASLEYEKIKYLKTEEIKKIKDELKKMEEKFIDEIAISRHFYGGKDE from the coding sequence ATGAAAAGTAAATATGATTCGGTTTTAAAAGTAAGAAAACAACAACTTGATAAGGCTGAGCTTAATCTAAATCAAGCAAGAGCAAGACAAATAGCACATGAAGAAGCCTTTAAGCTTGCAAATTTAGAATATCTTTCTATGAGTCTGCCTCAAAATGGTGATGTTCATTTATTAAGGCAAGGCTTACAAATGCTTGATGTAGCAAGAAATACAAAAGAACTTGCAAAAGAAAAACTAGAACTTTCAAATAAAGAGATGAGTCATTATCAAAACCTTTATAAGCAAGCTAGCTTAGAATATGAAAAAATCAAATATCTCAAAACAGAGGAAATCAAAAAAATAAAAGATGAGCTTAAAAAAATGGAAGAGAAATTTATAGATGAAATTGCTATAAGTAGGCATTTTTATGGAGGTAAAGATGAATAA
- a CDS encoding adenylosuccinate synthase, translating to MSKADIVVGIQWGDEGKGKVVDKLCENYDFVCRSAGGHNAGHTIWVDGVRYALHLIPSGVLHSQCVNIIGNGVVVSPEALICEMAQFEDLKGRLYISNKAHLNLAHHSLIDIAKEKLKGINAIGTTGKGIGPAYADKIDRVGHRMFELLDPVRLCENLFKDFENNKTLFNLLEIQIPEKEELLKDIKRYSEILSPFITDTTRMLYNALDNDKRVLIEGAQGSMLDIDHGTYPYVTSSNTVSSGALTGLGLNPKQAGNIIGIVKAYTTRVGNGAFPTEDKTEDGEKIARIGKEIGVSTGRKRRCGWFDAVAVQYTARLNGLDSLSLMKLDVLDGFKSVKICKAYEYEGQEIDYVPVDLENVKPIYEEMPGWDKVFGIRDFDLLPQNAKNFIKRLEELCGVKVKYISTSPERDDTIIL from the coding sequence ATGAGTAAAGCTGATATTGTAGTTGGGATACAATGGGGCGATGAGGGTAAAGGTAAGGTCGTTGATAAACTTTGCGAAAATTATGATTTTGTATGCAGAAGTGCCGGCGGACACAATGCTGGACATACAATTTGGGTTGATGGCGTTCGCTATGCTTTACATCTTATCCCTTCTGGTGTTTTGCATTCTCAATGTGTCAATATCATAGGCAATGGGGTTGTCGTTTCTCCTGAGGCTTTGATTTGTGAAATGGCACAATTTGAAGATCTTAAGGGAAGACTTTATATCAGTAACAAAGCTCATTTAAATTTAGCCCATCACTCACTCATAGATATCGCGAAAGAAAAGCTAAAAGGTATCAATGCTATAGGAACGACAGGAAAAGGTATAGGACCTGCTTATGCCGATAAGATTGATAGGGTTGGACATAGAATGTTTGAACTTTTAGATCCTGTGAGATTGTGCGAAAATTTATTTAAGGATTTTGAAAATAATAAAACCTTGTTTAATCTGTTAGAAATTCAAATACCAGAAAAAGAGGAACTTTTAAAAGATATCAAAAGGTATAGTGAAATTTTATCTCCTTTTATCACTGATACAACAAGAATGCTTTATAATGCTCTTGATAATGACAAAAGAGTATTGATAGAAGGAGCGCAAGGAAGTATGCTTGATATAGATCATGGAACTTATCCTTATGTAACAAGTTCAAACACCGTTTCTTCAGGAGCTTTAACAGGACTTGGTCTTAATCCAAAACAAGCAGGCAATATCATCGGCATAGTCAAAGCCTATACTACTCGTGTTGGAAATGGAGCTTTTCCTACCGAAGATAAGACCGAAGATGGAGAAAAAATAGCAAGAATAGGCAAGGAAATTGGTGTAAGTACGGGAAGAAAAAGGCGTTGTGGTTGGTTTGATGCTGTAGCTGTACAATATACAGCAAGACTTAACGGACTTGATTCCTTATCTTTGATGAAACTTGATGTACTTGATGGTTTTAAGAGTGTGAAAATTTGCAAAGCATATGAATATGAGGGTCAAGAGATTGATTATGTCCCTGTGGATTTAGAAAATGTCAAACCCATTTATGAAGAAATGCCGGGCTGGGATAAGGTTTTTGGGATAAGGGATTTTGATCTTCTGCCACAAAATGCTAAAAATTTTATCAAAAGACTAGAAGAACTTTGTGGTGTAAAAGTGAAATATATTTCTACAAGCCCTGAAAGAGATGATACTATAATCTTATGA
- the ccoG gene encoding cytochrome c oxidase accessory protein CcoG, with protein MHTCITDFTKKRYYTYILVTCIAFILPFIRINGNHFFLLSFVDKKLNLLFVSFDTQELYLMPFVLIGLFLSIFLITTLGGRIWCAWTCPQTIFRVIYRDLIQTKLLKIYSGIKNKQKQIKGNFVKRILAILIFYILAFLAVSNLLWYFIPPEQFFVYLQNPSEHTLFMGILIIASLLFTLDICYLKENFCIYVCPYARIQSTMFDDDTVQVIYDEQRGGKIFNGAVKLWKKPPEGECIGCEACVHVCPTHIDIRRGMQLECINCLECADACSHIQAKFNRPSLINWTSSKALQTKNKVHYFRFRTVAYFVVLFILVLILSFVSTKKEHMLLNINRSSELYNVSKDGKVNNAYIFLFQNTDNKEHTYYFDVSLKDIDGGLKITKPSKPFTLKAGGKSKQIVVLEATQNLSQNLDQDTIIPLKIVAYATDDKENIIVERESIFVYPKP; from the coding sequence ATGCATACTTGTATTACTGATTTTACAAAAAAGCGATATTACACCTATATCTTGGTAACTTGTATCGCCTTTATCTTACCTTTCATTAGGATCAATGGAAATCATTTCTTTCTTTTGAGCTTTGTTGATAAAAAACTCAATCTACTCTTTGTTTCTTTTGATACACAAGAACTTTACCTCATGCCTTTTGTGCTTATAGGACTTTTTTTAAGTATTTTTCTCATCACTACTTTAGGAGGAAGAATTTGGTGTGCTTGGACCTGTCCTCAGACTATATTTAGAGTGATTTATAGAGATCTCATTCAAACAAAACTTCTTAAAATTTATAGTGGTATAAAAAATAAACAAAAGCAAATTAAAGGAAATTTTGTAAAAAGAATTCTTGCTATTTTGATATTTTATATACTTGCTTTTTTGGCTGTAAGTAATCTACTTTGGTATTTTATCCCGCCTGAGCAATTTTTTGTTTATTTACAAAATCCAAGCGAACATACTTTATTTATGGGGATTTTGATCATCGCTTCCTTGCTTTTTACTCTTGATATTTGTTATTTGAAAGAGAATTTTTGCATCTATGTTTGCCCTTATGCAAGAATACAATCAACCATGTTTGATGATGATACTGTGCAAGTTATTTATGATGAACAAAGAGGTGGAAAGATCTTTAATGGTGCTGTGAAATTATGGAAAAAGCCTCCTGAGGGCGAATGTATAGGCTGTGAAGCCTGTGTGCATGTTTGTCCAACGCATATTGATATAAGAAGAGGCATGCAACTTGAATGTATAAATTGTCTTGAATGTGCTGATGCTTGTTCTCATATCCAAGCTAAATTTAACCGACCAAGTCTTATAAACTGGACAAGCTCTAAGGCTCTTCAAACAAAAAATAAGGTGCATTATTTTAGGTTTAGAACCGTAGCGTATTTTGTGGTTTTATTTATACTCGTTCTTATCTTATCCTTTGTAAGCACAAAAAAAGAACATATGCTTTTAAATATCAATAGAAGCAGTGAACTCTACAATGTCAGCAAAGATGGTAAAGTTAATAACGCTTATATCTTTTTGTTTCAAAATACAGATAACAAAGAACATACTTATTATTTTGATGTGAGCTTAAAGGATATAGATGGTGGATTAAAAATCACAAAACCAAGTAAGCCATTTACTTTAAAGGCTGGGGGCAAATCAAAACAAATAGTTGTTCTTGAAGCCACGCAAAATTTAAGCCAAAACCTTGATCAAGATACGATCATACCTTTAAAGATCGTAGCTTATGCAACTGATGATAAAGAAAATATTATCGTGGAGCGAGAAAGTATTTTTGTTTATCCTAAACCCTAA
- the rpsU gene encoding 30S ribosomal protein S21, whose amino-acid sequence MPGIKVHPNESFDEAYRKFKKQVDRNLVVTEVRARRFFEPMTEIRKKQKISARKKILKRLYMLRRYESKL is encoded by the coding sequence GTGCCAGGAATTAAGGTGCATCCAAACGAAAGTTTTGACGAAGCGTATCGTAAGTTTAAAAAGCAAGTTGATAGAAATCTTGTTGTAACTGAGGTTAGGGCAAGAAGATTTTTTGAGCCTATGACTGAAATTCGTAAAAAACAAAAAATTTCAGCACGCAAGAAAATACTCAAAAGACTTTACATGCTTAGGCGTTATGAGTCAAAACTCTAA
- a CDS encoding toxin, with translation MKILAFILLFFVTAFAESVGENVTDSFQIRNVNTGLAINLNRGAKQFNYQNWFLKELGNDPKIKKVDKFANSFPFGYAQFVVVAQPNMCLSIAPSGFMVLKDCKKDYESGEFETIFQLIPTTSGAMQIRSLLLNTDECLGTYENPNVDIHDRVGLVRCVLEFFVGIEPKQLFMFSPPLNQANVIQ, from the coding sequence ATGAAAATTTTAGCTTTTATTTTGTTATTTTTTGTAACAGCTTTTGCTGAAAGTGTGGGTGAAAATGTAACAGATAGCTTTCAAATCCGCAATGTAAATACCGGCTTAGCTATCAATCTAAACCGAGGTGCAAAGCAGTTTAACTACCAAAATTGGTTTTTAAAAGAGCTTGGAAATGATCCTAAGATCAAAAAAGTTGATAAATTTGCTAACTCTTTTCCCTTTGGTTATGCTCAATTTGTAGTTGTGGCTCAGCCAAATATGTGCTTAAGTATCGCGCCTAGTGGTTTTATGGTGCTTAAGGATTGTAAGAAAGATTATGAGAGTGGCGAGTTTGAGACGATTTTTCAGCTCATACCCACAACTTCTGGTGCTATGCAGATAAGATCCTTGCTTTTAAATACAGATGAATGCTTGGGAACTTATGAAAATCCAAATGTTGATATTCATGACAGAGTAGGGCTTGTGCGCTGCGTGCTTGAGTTTTTCGTAGGGATTGAACCAAAACAGCTTTTTATGTTTTCTCCTCCTCTAAATCAAGCAAATGTGATACAATGA
- a CDS encoding cytolethal distending toxin subunit B family protein, translating to MQRILVLLIIMSGFILAKPEDFKLATWNLQGSSAATESKWNISVRQIISGENPADILAIQEAGNLPSSAQPTGRSLNQGGTIVTEHRWQLGSMSRPFEVYVYFSQIDTGANRVNLAIVSRIRAEEIIILPPPSVVSRPIIGIRIGNDVFFNIHALANGGVDAPAIVNSVFNRFRNMPNITWTIMGDFNRSPESVREALSLETRIRITVLAPGAATQRSGGTLDWAIVGNSAGGIAETALVAVLMLANLRTHLVSDHFPVNFRKFGDN from the coding sequence ATGCAAAGAATTTTAGTATTATTGATCATTATGTCAGGTTTTATCTTAGCAAAGCCCGAGGATTTCAAGCTTGCAACTTGGAATTTACAAGGAAGTTCAGCCGCAACGGAGTCTAAATGGAATATTAGCGTGCGTCAAATCATCAGTGGAGAAAACCCAGCCGATATCTTAGCCATACAAGAAGCAGGAAATTTACCAAGCTCAGCACAGCCAACAGGCAGATCGCTTAACCAAGGTGGCACTATAGTAACTGAACATAGATGGCAACTTGGTAGCATGTCGCGTCCTTTTGAAGTGTATGTGTATTTCTCACAGATTGACACAGGAGCAAATCGTGTGAATTTAGCTATCGTTTCTCGTATTAGGGCTGAAGAGATCATCATTTTACCACCACCAAGCGTTGTTTCTCGCCCTATCATCGGTATTCGTATAGGAAATGATGTATTTTTTAATATCCACGCACTTGCAAATGGAGGAGTTGATGCACCAGCTATTGTAAATTCAGTTTTTAATCGTTTTAGAAATATGCCAAATATCACTTGGACGATTATGGGAGATTTTAACCGCTCGCCAGAAAGCGTAAGAGAAGCTTTAAGCCTTGAAACACGCATTCGTATAACGGTTTTAGCACCAGGTGCAGCAACTCAAAGAAGTGGAGGAACGCTTGATTGGGCTATTGTTGGAAATTCAGCAGGTGGTATCGCAGAAACAGCACTTGTAGCTGTACTTATGCTAGCAAATTTACGCACGCATTTAGTATCTGATCACTTTCCTGTAAATTTTAGAAAATTTGGAGATAATTAA
- a CDS encoding toxin, with the protein MRYKIQLILVVVFTIFSFIISACSLKSTTQTNQSSLETNPLDTAFGSPNDSDPLSLGSTPTPPSKSFKNPRPIKSQSKLQTQTLPLMKEIYTKKPLIRSSSKPLLTSARQNMPKISVQGVPPDLFDRTSDFMVIMGANGVLITIWATAPGNWLWGYSLNNSADLGGYRIWRLILLPNDEVMILNFATRTTCINTYKNGVIHSPCNINNVYQKFTLRPMTNGAVQIYNKATNSCLQTPISDVFNGDDFGAINLSSKCDNSIDQQWYLLPPPLTSSLFE; encoded by the coding sequence ATGCGATATAAAATTCAGCTTATTTTGGTGGTAGTTTTTACAATATTTTCGTTTATAATCAGCGCTTGTAGTTTAAAATCCACAACACAAACAAATCAAAGCTCTTTAGAAACAAACCCTCTGGATACAGCTTTTGGAAGTCCAAATGATAGCGATCCACTAAGTCTTGGTAGTACCCCAACTCCACCAAGCAAAAGTTTTAAAAATCCAAGACCCATAAAATCACAATCAAAACTACAAACCCAAACCCTACCTCTAATGAAAGAAATTTATACAAAAAAGCCTCTTATTCGCTCTTCTAGCAAGCCACTTTTAACAAGTGCAAGACAAAATATGCCAAAAATTAGCGTTCAAGGCGTGCCACCTGATTTATTTGATAGAACGAGCGATTTTATGGTGATAATGGGTGCAAATGGCGTGCTTATCACGATATGGGCGACAGCTCCTGGTAATTGGCTTTGGGGATATTCTTTAAACAATAGTGCAGATCTTGGTGGATACAGAATTTGGCGACTTATTTTGCTTCCTAATGATGAAGTGATGATCCTCAATTTCGCTACTCGGACAACTTGCATAAATACCTATAAAAACGGCGTAATCCATTCTCCGTGCAATATCAACAATGTATATCAAAAATTCACACTTCGTCCTATGACAAATGGTGCGGTGCAAATTTATAATAAAGCTACTAATTCATGCTTACAAACACCGATTAGTGATGTATTTAATGGCGATGATTTTGGAGCGATAAATTTAAGCTCAAAATGCGATAATAGCATAGATCAGCAGTGGTATTTACTACCTCCACCACTTACTTCAAGCTTGTTTGAATAA